In Opitutaceae bacterium TAV5, one genomic interval encodes:
- a CDS encoding sulfatase — protein MSSSPSTPATRSFSRRAFLKSCATAGAIAAGRPLVNLFVPSAHADDVPVPPATAGMNLILFLTDQERALQWFPAGWAAANLPAYTSLCANGVSFERACANTCMCTPSRNTIFTGLFPAQHRSPDTLTEGFPQSATEHQLDPALPNLATTLKAAGYEVVYKGKWHLSKGVEGADEILQNDDISRYGFDQWDAPDAGQDVQPANFGGGAADHDTRFINDAIAYLRHKRDNPGGKPFCLVVSLVNPHDVLGYPGNYLDGGYTHADLVGDIDLPPTVDENLLLNHKPTAHAQLGVLLNGLGPLPADIQKRAYLNFYGNLMKRVDAHLRSLLDVFSANSAGEALRSRTLVVRTSDHGEMGMCHGGLRQKSFMCYEEVIRVPLVWSNPDLFPAGRVSPHLVSHVDLLPTICSLLGVPDWQSYPFAGVDYSSMILDPDAPAVQDYVLFTYDDIYAGQSADGTDGNGIVSAPNRIRMIREAGYKYALYYDGLGAAADQQEFYDLRPAALGGTDIDGSTGQPVELRNLSVWAEGLRTLAGQSTLATPGQIIERTRMMQRLDDVTAERLQPRSWAAPVKAEDVTIRTVAVTDEDAGATTDMIELKFISRWGSNYQLQKSADLTSWVDTGEPIPGTNGPILLSEPLGATAMFYRLVATAAS, from the coding sequence CGCGCCGCGCGTTCCTGAAATCCTGCGCCACTGCGGGTGCCATCGCCGCCGGCCGCCCCCTGGTCAATCTGTTTGTGCCCTCGGCCCATGCCGATGATGTGCCGGTGCCGCCTGCCACGGCCGGCATGAACCTCATCCTCTTCCTCACCGACCAGGAACGGGCTTTGCAATGGTTCCCCGCCGGCTGGGCCGCCGCGAACCTTCCTGCCTATACCTCGCTCTGCGCCAACGGGGTGTCCTTCGAACGCGCCTGCGCCAACACCTGCATGTGTACGCCCTCGCGCAATACGATTTTCACCGGGCTTTTTCCCGCGCAGCATCGTTCGCCGGATACGCTCACCGAAGGCTTCCCCCAGTCCGCCACCGAGCATCAGCTCGACCCTGCGCTGCCCAACCTCGCCACCACGCTCAAGGCCGCCGGCTACGAAGTCGTCTACAAAGGCAAATGGCACCTGAGCAAGGGCGTGGAAGGCGCCGACGAAATCCTCCAGAACGACGATATTTCCCGCTATGGCTTCGACCAGTGGGACGCGCCCGACGCCGGTCAGGACGTGCAGCCCGCCAACTTCGGCGGCGGCGCCGCCGACCACGACACCCGCTTCATCAACGACGCCATCGCCTACCTCCGGCACAAGCGCGACAATCCCGGCGGCAAACCCTTCTGCCTCGTCGTCTCCCTCGTCAACCCGCACGACGTGCTCGGCTACCCCGGCAACTATCTCGACGGCGGCTACACCCACGCCGATCTCGTCGGCGACATCGACCTGCCGCCCACCGTCGACGAGAACCTGCTCCTCAACCACAAGCCCACCGCGCACGCCCAGCTTGGCGTCCTGCTGAACGGCCTCGGCCCCCTTCCCGCGGACATCCAGAAGCGCGCCTACCTCAACTTCTACGGCAATCTCATGAAACGCGTGGACGCCCATCTCCGGAGTCTCCTCGACGTCTTCTCCGCCAACTCCGCCGGCGAGGCCCTCCGCTCCCGGACCCTTGTCGTGCGCACCTCCGACCACGGCGAGATGGGCATGTGCCATGGCGGGCTGCGGCAAAAGTCCTTCATGTGCTACGAGGAGGTCATCCGTGTGCCCCTCGTGTGGTCCAATCCCGACCTTTTCCCCGCCGGCCGCGTCTCGCCGCATCTCGTCTCGCACGTGGACCTCCTGCCCACGATCTGTTCGCTCCTCGGCGTGCCCGACTGGCAGTCATACCCCTTCGCCGGTGTGGACTACAGCAGCATGATCCTCGATCCCGACGCTCCGGCGGTGCAGGACTACGTGCTCTTCACCTACGACGACATCTACGCCGGCCAGTCCGCCGACGGGACCGATGGCAACGGCATCGTTTCCGCGCCCAACCGCATCCGGATGATCCGCGAGGCCGGCTACAAATATGCCCTTTATTACGACGGCCTCGGCGCCGCCGCCGACCAGCAGGAGTTTTACGACCTGCGCCCGGCCGCTCTCGGCGGCACCGACATCGACGGGAGCACCGGCCAGCCGGTCGAGCTGCGCAACCTCTCCGTCTGGGCCGAAGGTCTGCGCACGCTCGCGGGCCAGTCCACGCTCGCCACCCCCGGGCAGATCATAGAGCGGACCCGGATGATGCAGCGTCTCGACGACGTGACCGCCGAGCGCCTGCAACCCCGCTCCTGGGCCGCGCCCGTAAAGGCTGAGGATGTCACGATCCGCACGGTCGCCGTGACCGACGAAGATGCCGGCGCCACGACGGACATGATCGAGCTCAAGTTCATCTCGCGCTGGGGCTCGAACTATCAGCTTCAGAAATCGGCGGACCTGACGAGCTGGGTGGATACGGGCGAGCCCATCCCTGGCACCAACGGCCCGATCCTGCTCAGCGAGCCCCTCGGGGCCACCGCGATGTTCTACCGCCTCGTCGCCACGGCGGCGTCATAA